One region of Pseudomonas sp. B21-040 genomic DNA includes:
- the cobG gene encoding precorrin-3B synthase: MSTALRPSACPGLLRIVQALDGGICRIKLNGGSISADQAEAVACAAERFAGGVIEATNRANLQIRGIGTQHGALIDSLMAAGLGPSTVAGDDVRNLMLSPSAGIDQHMLIDTRPLAGQILASLQNHEPFHDLSAKFAVQLDGGEALAMLEHPHDLWLSAVEWNGEQRWAFGLAGCPTDVPVSSVALDQGHALVVAVLEVFLERARPDQTRMRHLLAECPLDEFLADLAERVPLMPVTEWQRDASAGILHIGAHSQRDAGQVYVGAVPPLGRLDPARLRGVARLAREKGDGSVRFTPWQSLLLPAVQRVDAPYVIHSLEQLGLQCSADDALARLIACTGSTGCGKGLADTKGDARQLAALLQRHGHALNVHLSGCMRSCAAAHRAPITLLAVSAGRYDLYFCDAAQPGFGALHARSLTIEAVAALLDDRSRSPLDA, from the coding sequence ATGTCCACTGCCTTACGCCCCTCGGCTTGCCCGGGGTTGCTACGCATCGTTCAGGCATTGGATGGCGGTATCTGCCGGATCAAATTGAATGGCGGTTCGATCAGTGCCGATCAGGCTGAGGCGGTGGCTTGTGCAGCCGAGCGCTTTGCTGGCGGCGTGATCGAGGCGACCAACCGCGCCAACCTGCAAATTCGCGGGATCGGTACGCAGCACGGGGCGTTGATCGATAGCCTGATGGCGGCAGGGCTGGGCCCGAGCACTGTCGCTGGCGATGATGTGCGCAACCTGATGCTCAGCCCGAGCGCCGGGATCGATCAGCACATGTTGATCGACACACGTCCGTTGGCCGGGCAGATTCTCGCCTCCCTGCAAAACCACGAACCCTTCCATGACCTCAGCGCCAAATTCGCCGTGCAACTCGATGGCGGCGAAGCCTTGGCCATGCTCGAACATCCGCATGACCTGTGGCTTTCTGCGGTCGAGTGGAACGGCGAACAGCGCTGGGCGTTTGGTCTGGCCGGTTGCCCGACAGACGTGCCCGTCAGTTCGGTGGCGCTGGATCAGGGCCATGCGCTGGTCGTTGCGGTGCTTGAAGTGTTTCTGGAACGGGCGCGCCCGGATCAGACGCGCATGCGTCATTTGCTCGCTGAATGTCCGCTCGACGAGTTTCTCGCTGATCTGGCCGAACGCGTTCCGCTGATGCCCGTCACCGAGTGGCAGCGTGACGCGAGTGCCGGCATCCTGCACATCGGCGCTCATTCGCAGCGTGACGCCGGGCAGGTGTATGTCGGCGCCGTACCGCCGCTGGGACGCCTCGACCCCGCCAGGCTCCGGGGCGTCGCCCGACTGGCGCGGGAGAAGGGCGATGGCAGCGTGCGCTTTACCCCGTGGCAAAGCCTGTTGCTGCCCGCTGTCCAGCGCGTCGATGCGCCGTACGTTATCCACAGTCTTGAACAACTGGGCCTGCAATGCTCGGCCGATGATGCCTTGGCCCGACTGATTGCCTGCACCGGTTCGACCGGGTGCGGCAAAGGCCTGGCCGACACCAAGGGCGATGCCCGGCAACTGGCGGCGCTGCTGCAACGTCACGGGCATGCGTTGAACGTTCATCTGTCCGGTTGCATGCGTTCCTGCGCGGCGGCGCACCGGGCGCCGATCACCTTGCTGGCGGTTTCTGCCGGTCGCTACGACCTCTATTTTTGCGATGCAGCACAGCCCGGTTTCGGCGCGCTGCACGCCCGCAGTCTTACTATTGAAGCGGTCGCAGCCTTGCTCGACGACCGCTCACGGAGCCCCCTGGATGCTTGA
- a CDS encoding precorrin-8X methylmutase, with amino-acid sequence MLDYIRDGQEIYRNSFAIIRAEANLARIPADLEKLAVRVIHACGMVDAIDGLQFSEGAGKAGRDALAAGAPILCDARMVSEGVTRARLPANNQVICTLRDDSVPALARELGNTRSAAALELWRPHLEGSVVVIGNAPTALFYLLEMLDAGAPKPALILGFPVGFVGAAESKAALAADSRGVPFVIMQGRLGGSAMAAAAVNALATEIE; translated from the coding sequence ATGCTTGATTACATACGCGACGGTCAGGAGATCTATCGCAACTCCTTCGCGATCATTCGCGCCGAGGCCAACCTGGCACGAATCCCCGCCGACCTGGAGAAACTCGCAGTGCGCGTGATCCACGCCTGCGGCATGGTCGATGCCATCGACGGCTTGCAGTTTTCCGAAGGCGCGGGCAAGGCCGGGCGCGATGCGCTGGCGGCCGGTGCGCCGATTCTGTGCGACGCGCGGATGGTCAGCGAAGGCGTGACCCGCGCGCGCCTGCCAGCCAACAATCAGGTGATTTGCACACTGCGCGACGACAGCGTTCCTGCGCTTGCCCGCGAGTTGGGCAACACCCGTTCCGCCGCCGCGCTGGAACTGTGGCGCCCGCATCTGGAAGGCAGCGTCGTGGTCATCGGCAATGCGCCGACCGCGCTGTTCTACCTGCTGGAAATGCTCGACGCCGGCGCGCCGAAACCGGCCCTGATCCTCGGCTTCCCGGTGGGCTTCGTCGGCGCCGCCGAATCCAAGGCTGCGCTCGCCGCCGACAGTCGCGGCGTGCCGTTTGTCATCATGCAAGGCCGACTGGGTGGCAGTGCCATGGCCGCCGCCGCTGTTAATGCCCTCGCCACGGAGATCGAATGA
- a CDS encoding precorrin-2 C(20)-methyltransferase: protein MQQPGRLIGLGVGPGDPELITVKALRLLRESPVVAYFVAKGKKGNAFGIIEAHLQDAQTLLPLVYPVTTEALPAPLSYEQVISDFYDAAGEELAAHLDAGRDVAVICEGDPFFYGSYMYLHDRLAERYEAEVVPGVCSMLGGASVLGAPLVYRNQSLSVLSGVLPHDDLKRRLADADAAVIMKLGRNFPKVRQVLEELGLADRALYVERATMANQKIVPLNEVEPMSSPYFSLIIVPGERWQG from the coding sequence ATGCAGCAACCTGGACGCTTGATTGGCCTGGGCGTCGGCCCCGGTGATCCGGAGTTGATTACCGTCAAAGCCCTGCGCCTGTTGCGCGAATCCCCGGTGGTGGCGTACTTCGTCGCCAAGGGTAAAAAGGGCAATGCCTTCGGCATCATCGAAGCGCATCTGCAAGACGCACAAACGCTGCTGCCGTTGGTGTACCCGGTAACCACCGAGGCATTGCCGGCACCGCTGTCCTATGAGCAAGTGATCAGCGATTTCTACGATGCGGCCGGCGAAGAACTCGCCGCGCATCTGGACGCGGGCCGTGACGTCGCGGTGATCTGCGAAGGTGATCCGTTCTTCTACGGCTCTTACATGTACCTGCACGATCGACTGGCCGAGCGCTATGAAGCCGAAGTCGTGCCGGGGGTCTGCTCGATGCTCGGCGGCGCTTCGGTGCTGGGCGCGCCGCTGGTGTACCGCAATCAGAGTTTGTCGGTGCTGTCCGGTGTGCTGCCTCACGACGACCTCAAGCGTCGGCTGGCCGATGCCGATGCGGCGGTGATCATGAAGCTGGGGCGCAATTTCCCCAAGGTCCGTCAGGTGCTCGAAGAACTCGGTCTGGCAGACCGCGCGCTGTACGTCGAACGTGCAACCATGGCCAATCAGAAAATAGTGCCGCTCAATGAGGTCGAGCCGATGTCCTCGCCGTACTTCTCGCTGATTATCGTGCCCGGCGAACGGTGGCAAGGCTGA
- the cobJ gene encoding precorrin-3B C(17)-methyltransferase — protein MARPVPAIVILGNGSLATARKIQQVYPGALIHGLAERVEGADRVYHEFGATLREFYQQDTPIIALCAAGIVIRTLAPLLLEKGAEPPVLAVAEDGSAVVPLLGGLGGVNVMAREIADGLDVAAAITTSGELRFGTCLLNPPSGYALGDLELGKRFVSDLLAGQSVRIEGAAPWLAQAQLPEDPQARLSIHVGSAERLPAANELLIYPRSVLVAVNGDVAELPNAIRAALHQANIAVQSLACLVASERHMANPALREAALELGVPLRFATFSGSVGELARHSVPDAAVVSADLGLAIAVASQPLDPARIGRARGRLAVIGLGPGAAELMVPAVKAELARANDVLGYETYVRMAGPFRDDQVLHCTDNREEMQRARHAFELAAQGRSVVVVSSGDPGVFAMAAAVLEALHESNEPTWHSVDLEILPGVSASLATAAQAGAPLGHDFCVMSLSDNLKPWAIIEKRLDLASQADLALAFYNPISRSRPWQLGRALEIVAQHRTAQTPVVLGRDIGRPGQTLRVTTLGLLTPDQVDMRTMVLIGSSTTCVFPRAEGGEWVYTPRWYGDKPTS, from the coding sequence ATGGCCCGTCCCGTTCCGGCGATTGTCATTCTGGGCAACGGCAGCCTTGCGACCGCGCGCAAGATTCAGCAGGTTTACCCCGGCGCATTGATCCACGGCCTGGCTGAACGGGTTGAAGGCGCAGACCGTGTCTATCACGAGTTCGGCGCAACCTTGCGTGAGTTCTATCAACAGGACACGCCGATCATCGCCCTGTGTGCGGCGGGCATTGTCATTCGCACGCTCGCACCGTTGTTGCTCGAAAAAGGCGCCGAGCCGCCGGTGCTGGCGGTGGCCGAAGACGGCAGCGCCGTGGTGCCGCTGCTCGGCGGGCTCGGTGGTGTGAACGTCATGGCCCGGGAGATCGCTGACGGTCTCGACGTTGCGGCAGCGATTACCACCAGCGGTGAATTGCGCTTTGGCACCTGCCTGCTCAATCCGCCAAGTGGTTACGCGTTGGGTGATCTGGAACTGGGTAAACGCTTTGTCTCGGATTTGCTCGCCGGCCAGAGCGTGCGCATCGAAGGCGCGGCGCCATGGTTGGCGCAGGCGCAATTGCCCGAGGATCCGCAGGCGCGGTTGTCGATTCACGTCGGCAGTGCCGAGCGCCTGCCTGCGGCTAATGAATTGCTGATCTACCCGCGCAGCGTTCTGGTGGCGGTGAATGGCGATGTGGCGGAGCTGCCGAATGCGATTCGCGCGGCGCTGCATCAGGCGAACATCGCCGTGCAATCGCTGGCGTGCCTGGTGGCCAGCGAGCGGCACATGGCCAACCCGGCCTTGCGTGAAGCGGCGCTTGAACTGGGCGTGCCGCTGCGTTTTGCGACGTTCAGCGGCAGCGTCGGCGAACTGGCCCGCCACAGCGTGCCGGACGCTGCCGTCGTTTCGGCGGACTTGGGTCTTGCTATTGCAGTGGCCAGCCAACCGCTGGACCCCGCCCGCATCGGTCGTGCGCGCGGTCGTCTGGCGGTGATCGGCCTGGGCCCTGGCGCCGCCGAACTGATGGTGCCGGCGGTCAAGGCCGAACTGGCGCGTGCCAATGATGTGCTCGGTTATGAAACCTACGTGCGCATGGCCGGCCCGTTTCGCGACGATCAGGTGCTGCACTGCACCGATAACCGTGAGGAAATGCAGCGCGCTCGCCATGCGTTTGAACTGGCAGCCCAGGGGCGTTCGGTGGTGGTCGTCTCGTCCGGCGATCCCGGCGTGTTCGCCATGGCGGCCGCGGTGCTCGAAGCGCTACACGAATCGAATGAGCCCACATGGCACAGCGTTGATCTGGAGATCCTTCCGGGTGTTTCTGCTTCCCTGGCAACCGCGGCTCAGGCCGGCGCGCCGTTGGGGCACGACTTCTGCGTGATGTCCCTGTCGGACAACCTCAAGCCTTGGGCAATCATCGAGAAACGTCTGGACCTGGCGTCTCAGGCGGACCTGGCGCTGGCGTTCTACAACCCGATCTCCCGTTCGCGTCCCTGGCAGTTGGGGCGGGCACTGGAGATCGTCGCGCAACACCGCACCGCGCAAACGCCGGTGGTGTTGGGACGAGACATCGGGCGTCCGGGCCAGACCTTGCGCGTCACCACGCTGGGGCTATTGACCCCGGATCAAGTGGACATGCGCACGATGGTGCTGATCGGCTCCTCCACCACCTGTGTGTTCCCGCGTGCCGAGGGTGGCGAGTGGGTGTATACGCCGCGCTGGTATGGCGACAAGCCAACTTCATAA